The Candidatus Nitrosymbiomonas proteolyticus genome has a segment encoding these proteins:
- a CDS encoding hypothetical conserved protein, with amino-acid sequence MFSAMTRIGNKTGLRAAYGLSALLCATAFAQDQEALSLQRTLELTIANNGTVRAAFLDLEAARSRVRQAFSLFLPTVTPSFRYDTSRSETYTGSFAGVTKRSDGTPQVTANWRLLDSGEREWSYQSSRRQASAAEWDAIQTVRNLLFQVHQQYYDALRAQELMAVSEAQLNRAETILKQTDAQIEVGMAPKKDRLQANADFLNAQVQRLQTLNQRAIALTTLKATLAWPESRDLPKLMAAMVPQRFPPILPLAEATRLGLANRPDLQSRRQRLSSQRYQVLRAERDASFSWTLDASYVRQFGPDVSDQRALTFLVSMPLFDGNFARESARQARLSYDAFEAELVQAERQARAEIESAHVSLSQDIERVHAALAAREAAQLNYEAAVESQKQGAEGTTVITVLTAQVSLVTAELNYVEAVYDYLISEMRLRLAVGESLPGEES; translated from the coding sequence GTGTTCTCTGCCATGACTCGAATCGGAAACAAAACTGGGCTGCGCGCCGCTTACGGGTTGAGCGCTTTGCTGTGCGCCACGGCGTTCGCGCAGGATCAAGAGGCTCTCTCGCTCCAGCGCACGCTCGAATTGACCATAGCCAACAACGGGACGGTACGGGCGGCGTTCCTCGACCTTGAAGCCGCCCGCAGCCGGGTTCGTCAGGCTTTCAGCCTGTTTCTCCCCACAGTAACGCCGTCCTTCCGGTACGACACCTCGCGGAGCGAGACCTACACGGGCTCGTTTGCGGGAGTGACGAAGCGGAGCGACGGTACCCCTCAAGTGACGGCGAATTGGCGGCTCCTCGATTCCGGCGAGCGCGAATGGAGCTATCAGTCGTCTCGGCGTCAAGCGAGCGCGGCGGAATGGGATGCGATACAAACCGTGCGCAACCTTCTTTTTCAGGTTCATCAGCAGTATTACGACGCTCTTCGCGCCCAGGAGTTGATGGCGGTTTCTGAAGCGCAACTCAATCGGGCCGAGACGATCCTCAAGCAAACTGACGCCCAGATCGAAGTAGGGATGGCGCCCAAAAAGGACCGCCTGCAGGCGAACGCGGACTTCCTCAACGCTCAAGTTCAGCGTCTGCAGACCCTCAACCAGCGGGCCATCGCCTTGACGACGCTCAAGGCAACCTTGGCTTGGCCCGAGTCCCGCGACCTACCCAAACTCATGGCGGCCATGGTCCCCCAGAGGTTCCCGCCGATTCTGCCTCTGGCCGAAGCCACCCGATTGGGCCTGGCGAACCGCCCCGACCTTCAATCCCGGCGGCAACGCCTTTCGAGCCAACGCTATCAGGTCTTGCGAGCGGAACGAGACGCTTCCTTCAGTTGGACACTGGACGCCTCTTACGTCCGCCAATTCGGACCCGACGTTTCGGACCAGCGCGCGCTAACGTTCCTCGTGTCGATGCCGCTGTTCGACGGGAATTTCGCCCGCGAATCGGCGCGCCAAGCACGGCTTAGTTACGATGCGTTTGAAGCGGAGTTGGTCCAGGCCGAGCGCCAGGCGCGGGCGGAGATCGAGTCCGCTCACGTCTCGCTGTCGCAGGATATCGAAAGGGTTCACGCGGCGCTCGCGGCGCGAGAAGCGGCCCAACTCAACTATGAGGCCGCCGTCGAATCGCAGAAGCAAGGCGCAGAGGGCACCACGGTGATCACGGTGCTCACCGCACAGGTGAGCCTAGTCACCGCGGAGTTGAATTACGTAGAAGCTGTATACGACTACCTTATTTCGGAGATGAGGCTGAGGCTCGCCGTGGGCGAGTCGTTGCCTGGCGAAGAGAGTTGA
- a CDS encoding RND family efflux transporter, MFP subunit — protein sequence MKTRLLVIGGLAAIVAVFWYVMRTGSKEPELEYRYAPVVKGEIVRSITATGVLVALTTVDVKSKAGGIVEQLVVDEGSEVKRGDLIAIIDPRDTQASYSQAEADLRQATARAAQAKVNYDLQIAGSKTSVEDAQVALETARIRLARAQIEAERQPTLTESNLTSAKAQLDLAKQDLDVYERVTAPQIRRDVSGSLARAQADFDAAEADYTRQQELLKRGFVSEGTVERAKATLEAARASYTSASQRSQTLDREITAEMERLRLALRRAQATQDDAIAQRSQVDIARRNLEESRKAVQQAEINLQKMIDAQLNNRIRQSEVVAAEAGTVRSKVALDNAKVQLESTTVVAPRDGVVTMKYLEEGTIIPPGTSTFAQGTSIVQLSDVSKLFMECLVDEADISDVRKGQQVRITTEAFPGRQFRGVVERVNPAAATDNNITAVKVRIEVLPGHDLKLLPGMNGTAEFITMSKPNVLVVPSQAVNFEGEKATVKIKTADPLKPEVREVKTGDTGNNGIEVVEGLKEGDEVVVAEIDIAALREIQTRMEEAQEGGGLAGGTRPGGGRPRTQTTTSGSGSGASPGGMQRPGTSGGGTSGGAMPGGGGASGGGPAGGGAPSGGPSPGGSSGGGAPRTGGS from the coding sequence TTGAAGACAAGACTGCTGGTTATCGGAGGACTCGCCGCGATCGTCGCGGTGTTTTGGTACGTGATGCGCACGGGTTCCAAGGAGCCCGAGTTGGAGTATCGCTACGCCCCTGTGGTCAAGGGTGAGATCGTGCGCTCGATCACCGCGACGGGGGTGCTCGTCGCCCTGACTACGGTGGACGTGAAGTCGAAAGCGGGCGGCATCGTCGAGCAACTCGTGGTCGATGAGGGCAGCGAGGTCAAAAGGGGCGACCTGATCGCGATCATCGACCCTCGGGACACCCAAGCCAGCTACAGTCAAGCCGAGGCCGACCTTCGGCAAGCGACTGCCCGCGCAGCGCAAGCGAAGGTCAACTATGATCTCCAAATCGCGGGAAGCAAGACCTCCGTCGAAGACGCTCAGGTGGCCTTAGAGACCGCTCGAATTCGGCTCGCCCGAGCTCAAATCGAAGCCGAACGCCAACCGACTCTTACAGAATCCAACCTCACTTCGGCGAAGGCTCAGCTCGATCTCGCAAAGCAAGACCTCGATGTTTACGAGCGGGTCACCGCTCCTCAGATTCGCCGAGACGTGAGCGGGTCACTCGCGAGGGCCCAAGCGGACTTCGATGCCGCCGAGGCCGATTACACTCGGCAACAGGAACTCCTCAAGCGCGGATTCGTGAGCGAGGGCACGGTGGAGAGAGCCAAGGCAACCCTCGAGGCCGCGCGAGCTTCGTACACCTCGGCGAGCCAGCGCAGCCAAACGCTCGACCGCGAGATTACGGCGGAGATGGAACGGCTCAGACTTGCGCTGAGAAGGGCCCAAGCGACCCAAGACGACGCGATCGCTCAGCGGAGCCAAGTCGACATCGCGCGGAGGAACCTCGAAGAGTCTCGCAAAGCCGTACAGCAGGCCGAAATCAACCTGCAGAAGATGATCGACGCCCAACTCAACAACCGCATCCGCCAGAGCGAGGTAGTCGCAGCAGAGGCGGGCACGGTCCGAAGCAAGGTGGCCCTCGACAACGCCAAAGTCCAACTCGAGAGCACCACCGTAGTCGCGCCGCGCGATGGCGTTGTGACGATGAAATACCTCGAAGAGGGCACCATCATCCCGCCTGGAACCAGCACCTTCGCCCAAGGCACGAGCATCGTGCAGCTCAGCGACGTTTCCAAGCTGTTCATGGAGTGCTTGGTCGATGAGGCCGACATCAGCGACGTCCGGAAGGGCCAGCAAGTGAGGATCACTACCGAGGCATTTCCTGGCCGGCAGTTCCGAGGGGTCGTCGAGAGAGTTAATCCGGCGGCAGCTACGGACAACAACATTACTGCGGTCAAGGTCCGCATCGAGGTCCTGCCCGGCCATGACCTCAAGCTTCTGCCCGGAATGAACGGCACCGCCGAGTTCATCACGATGTCGAAGCCGAACGTTCTGGTCGTTCCTTCGCAGGCCGTCAACTTCGAGGGAGAAAAGGCCACAGTGAAGATCAAGACCGCCGACCCGCTCAAACCCGAAGTGCGCGAAGTTAAAACGGGCGACACGGGCAACAACGGAATTGAAGTCGTCGAGGGCCTCAAAGAAGGCGACGAGGTCGTCGTGGCTGAAATCGACATCGCTGCCCTTCGCGAGATTCAAACTCGCATGGAGGAGGCTCAGGAGGGTGGAGGACTCGCCGGAGGCACAAGGCCCGGCGGCGGACGGCCCCGAACGCAAACGACGACGAGCGGATCTGGTTCTGGAGCGAGTCCGGGCGGAATGCAAAGACCCGGCACTTCAGGTGGCGGGACTTCGGGCGGCGCCATGCCGGGTGGAGGCGGCGCATCGGGAGGCGGACCTGCCGGAGGCGGAGCGCCGAGCGGCGGGCCCTCCCCTGGAGGCTCTTCGGGAGGCGGCGCTCCTCGCACGGGAGGTTCTTAG
- a CDS encoding multidrug ABC transporter substrate-binding protein, producing the protein MSFWDSVESALRAVAANKLRSVLTMLGVVIGVGSVIAMIGIGAGTAQKSLENIEVMGTNMLTIMPNWRRGNVSLGAGDNPNLTEDDVAALKREVETIEFITGSVRSGASVKYGNRTTNTQVYGAEPQVALIRNATKMHQGTWYTAEDEAMANRKAVLGYTVYDELFQGENAIGATIRVKGRNYEVVGVVAYKGGSGFMNPDDQIYVPLKTAQTRLLGKTKYDMINLTAKSGLLFYTQAKVEEVLQRKQSNAMGESLFRIMNQGEWIEQIETQTRLLSFLLAGIASVSLLVGGIGIMNIMLVSVTERTREIGLRKAIGAKRTSVLAQFLLESIVMCLVGGVVGIILGSTGVVFVAQALKVPPIINTQAIVMAFGFSALVGLFFGLYPAMRASRLTPIEALRYE; encoded by the coding sequence GTGAGTTTCTGGGATAGCGTGGAAAGCGCATTGCGAGCCGTCGCGGCGAACAAACTGCGTTCGGTGCTTACCATGCTCGGCGTCGTGATCGGGGTCGGGTCCGTGATCGCGATGATCGGCATCGGCGCGGGGACGGCGCAGAAGTCGCTCGAGAACATCGAGGTCATGGGCACGAACATGCTCACGATCATGCCCAACTGGCGAAGAGGAAACGTCAGCCTCGGAGCAGGCGATAACCCGAATCTGACCGAAGACGACGTAGCGGCTCTCAAGCGTGAAGTCGAAACGATTGAGTTCATCACCGGGTCGGTCCGATCCGGCGCGTCCGTCAAGTACGGCAACCGGACCACGAACACGCAGGTCTACGGCGCGGAACCCCAAGTCGCCCTCATCCGGAACGCGACGAAAATGCACCAGGGCACCTGGTACACCGCCGAAGACGAGGCGATGGCCAACCGCAAGGCGGTCTTGGGATATACCGTCTACGACGAGCTCTTCCAAGGCGAGAACGCCATCGGCGCGACGATCCGCGTCAAAGGGCGGAACTACGAAGTGGTCGGCGTCGTGGCCTATAAGGGTGGTTCGGGGTTCATGAACCCAGACGACCAGATCTACGTACCCCTCAAGACCGCGCAAACTCGCCTTCTAGGTAAGACCAAGTACGACATGATCAACCTGACCGCGAAAAGTGGCTTGCTCTTCTACACCCAGGCCAAGGTCGAAGAGGTTCTTCAGCGCAAGCAGAGCAACGCGATGGGCGAGTCGCTGTTTCGCATCATGAACCAGGGCGAGTGGATCGAGCAGATCGAGACCCAGACCCGCCTGCTCAGTTTCCTCCTGGCTGGAATCGCTTCCGTTTCCCTGCTCGTCGGCGGGATCGGGATCATGAACATCATGCTGGTGAGCGTTACCGAACGGACGCGAGAGATCGGACTCCGAAAAGCCATCGGCGCAAAACGAACGTCCGTGCTCGCCCAGTTCCTTCTCGAATCGATCGTAATGTGCCTCGTCGGAGGCGTGGTGGGGATCATCCTCGGCTCCACGGGCGTCGTGTTCGTCGCCCAAGCGCTGAAGGTCCCGCCCATTATCAACACGCAAGCGATCGTGATGGCTTTTGGGTTCTCTGCTTTGGTGGGGCTGTTCTTCGGGCTGTATCCGGCCATGCGAGCGAGCAGGCTCACGCCCATCGAAGCGCTCCGATACGAATGA
- a CDS encoding carbohydrate ABC transporter membrane protein 2,CUT1 family, with translation MLAIRRGENRQRSIGQERRQGAWLIHALLLTLSALFLMPLLWMISTSLKDINQAVADPPVWIPDPVVWQNYPEAVAFESEKLGYIPFLVYARNTLLICVLTVAGSLVANSLVAYSFAKLRWKGRDVFFAATLGTMMIPFPVVMVPTFGLFRALDWIGTFRPLWVPAWFGTAFSIFLLRQFFRTIPEELSEAARLDGGSEWHIYSRVVMPLSKPALAVVALFTFMASWNDFLGPLIYLLHQYTFTLSLGLQFFQSQQGATQWHLLMAASTVIVTPVIVLFFLAQRYFIQGIALTGLKG, from the coding sequence ATGCTGGCGATTAGGCGAGGGGAGAACCGTCAGCGCTCGATCGGCCAAGAGCGCCGCCAAGGTGCATGGCTCATCCACGCCTTACTGCTCACGCTCTCGGCACTCTTCCTCATGCCGCTCCTGTGGATGATCTCGACCTCGCTCAAGGACATCAACCAGGCAGTCGCCGATCCGCCGGTCTGGATTCCCGACCCAGTCGTCTGGCAGAACTACCCTGAAGCAGTCGCCTTCGAGAGCGAGAAGCTGGGGTACATCCCGTTCCTGGTCTATGCAAGGAACACCCTGCTCATTTGCGTCCTCACCGTCGCTGGTTCTCTTGTGGCGAACTCGCTCGTCGCCTATTCGTTCGCCAAGTTGCGCTGGAAGGGGCGCGACGTGTTTTTTGCGGCGACTCTCGGGACCATGATGATCCCGTTTCCGGTGGTGATGGTGCCGACGTTTGGGCTGTTTCGGGCGCTCGATTGGATCGGTACCTTTCGACCCTTGTGGGTTCCGGCATGGTTCGGGACCGCGTTCAGTATTTTCCTCTTGCGCCAGTTTTTCCGAACGATCCCCGAAGAGCTTTCCGAGGCGGCTAGGCTCGATGGAGGTTCGGAGTGGCACATCTACAGCCGCGTGGTCATGCCGCTCAGCAAGCCCGCCCTCGCGGTAGTGGCGCTCTTCACTTTCATGGCTTCGTGGAACGACTTCCTCGGCCCGCTCATCTACTTGCTGCACCAATACACGTTCACGCTCTCGCTAGGGCTGCAGTTCTTCCAATCGCAACAGGGAGCGACGCAATGGCACCTCTTGATGGCGGCCTCGACGGTAATCGTCACGCCCGTCATCGTGTTGTTCTTCTTGGCCCAACGCTACTTCATCCAGGGGATCGCCTTGACGGGCCTGAAGGGGTAA
- a CDS encoding spermidine/putrescine ABC transporter permease: MTLRRKEAWMGVLFASPWIVGFCGFMLYPVVASMYFSFCDYSVLRKPIWIGTDNYSELLSDELFWVALKNTFLYAVMALPLSALAALGLALLLNTKIRGLTVYRTIFFLPSLVPLVSLAVLWLWMFNGQTGLVNVALGSIGISGPNWLGDPTWSKPALVLMAMWGVGHAMVIYLAGLQSVPVSLFEAAQLDGAGAWKKTRHITLPMISPVIMFNVIMGMIGTLQVFTVPYVMFPNGAPARSTYFYTMYLYDNAFRYLRMGYASAMGWLMFLIIFALTLISLKLMERRVHYAGD; this comes from the coding sequence ATGACGCTGAGGCGAAAGGAAGCTTGGATGGGCGTCTTGTTCGCCTCGCCCTGGATCGTGGGGTTTTGCGGGTTCATGCTGTATCCCGTGGTCGCTTCGATGTACTTCAGCTTCTGCGACTATTCGGTCCTCCGGAAACCCATCTGGATCGGGACCGACAACTACAGCGAGCTCTTGAGCGACGAACTCTTTTGGGTGGCGCTCAAGAACACGTTCCTGTACGCGGTGATGGCCCTCCCTCTTTCGGCTTTGGCGGCCTTGGGGCTGGCGCTCTTGCTCAACACGAAGATTCGTGGGCTTACGGTTTACCGAACGATCTTCTTTCTACCCTCGCTGGTGCCGCTGGTGTCTCTGGCGGTGTTGTGGCTGTGGATGTTCAACGGCCAGACCGGCCTGGTCAACGTGGCGCTCGGCTCGATCGGAATCAGCGGCCCCAACTGGCTGGGCGATCCCACCTGGTCCAAGCCCGCGCTCGTGCTCATGGCGATGTGGGGTGTGGGGCACGCGATGGTGATCTACTTGGCAGGGCTTCAGAGCGTTCCGGTGAGCCTGTTCGAGGCGGCTCAACTGGACGGCGCCGGGGCCTGGAAGAAGACCCGTCACATCACGCTGCCGATGATCAGCCCGGTCATCATGTTCAACGTCATCATGGGGATGATCGGCACGCTCCAGGTCTTCACGGTGCCGTATGTGATGTTTCCCAACGGCGCGCCTGCGCGGTCCACCTACTTCTACACGATGTATCTTTACGACAACGCGTTTCGGTATCTGCGCATGGGTTACGCGTCGGCGATGGGGTGGCTGATGTTCCTGATCATCTTCGCCTTAACGCTGATCTCGCTCAAGTTGATGGAGCGGAGGGTTCACTATGCTGGCGATTAG
- a CDS encoding ABC type glycerol-3-phosphate transporter, substrate-binding protein: MTMRPLVRWLGIAIVVACFWTSERVVRKPERPNRVVVTYWEKWTKFEGEAMRAVVDEFNRSQDRIYVDYLSIAAVSSKTLLAASGGVPPDVAGLYDADVAQFADDNALIPLDDFCREAGIDSSRYIPAYWDICEYGGKVWALPTTPASTALHYNREMLRAAGLDPDRPPTTIEELIDYSDQLLVRDERGRIRKAGFLPQEPGWWNWAWGYMFGGRLWDGKDTITCDSPENVRAFEFVMKFSDLYGATDIQAFRQGFGAFSSPQNAFMSEKVAMVLQGVWMYNFITEVAPDLDWAVAPFPHPQDRPDLSEMTFVGLDVLGIPRGARHPKEAFEFIKFVQSQRGMELLCMGQRKHSPLVEVSEDFYKRHPNPYIRLFADLPRGPNAVAPPQFGIWPQYSQELAAAIEQVFLKQKTPQEALRDVRIRMQPKLDAYLKTLAQRNRDR; encoded by the coding sequence ATGACAATGCGGCCTCTCGTGCGTTGGCTTGGAATCGCGATCGTCGTGGCTTGTTTCTGGACGAGCGAGCGCGTCGTTCGAAAGCCCGAACGACCCAATCGGGTGGTAGTCACTTACTGGGAGAAATGGACCAAGTTCGAAGGCGAAGCGATGCGCGCCGTCGTCGATGAGTTCAACCGATCTCAGGACCGAATCTACGTCGACTACCTCAGCATCGCCGCCGTCAGTTCCAAGACCTTGCTGGCGGCTTCGGGAGGCGTGCCTCCGGACGTAGCGGGCCTGTATGATGCCGACGTCGCGCAGTTCGCCGACGACAACGCGCTGATTCCCCTCGACGACTTCTGCCGGGAAGCCGGGATCGACTCCAGCCGGTACATTCCCGCGTATTGGGACATCTGCGAGTACGGCGGCAAGGTTTGGGCTCTTCCGACGACCCCGGCCTCGACGGCGCTCCATTACAACCGGGAGATGCTTCGCGCTGCGGGCCTCGATCCCGACCGGCCCCCAACGACCATCGAAGAACTGATCGACTACTCCGACCAACTGTTGGTTCGCGATGAGCGCGGACGAATTCGGAAGGCGGGCTTCTTGCCGCAAGAGCCGGGGTGGTGGAACTGGGCCTGGGGGTACATGTTCGGAGGACGCCTTTGGGACGGGAAGGACACGATCACCTGCGATAGCCCTGAGAACGTCCGAGCGTTCGAGTTCGTAATGAAGTTCTCGGATCTTTACGGGGCGACCGACATCCAAGCGTTCCGGCAGGGCTTTGGGGCGTTTTCTTCGCCTCAGAACGCCTTCATGTCCGAAAAGGTCGCGATGGTGCTTCAGGGCGTTTGGATGTACAACTTCATCACGGAAGTCGCCCCCGACCTCGATTGGGCTGTGGCCCCGTTTCCCCACCCGCAAGACCGGCCGGACCTCTCTGAAATGACCTTTGTGGGTCTGGATGTCCTGGGGATTCCCCGCGGCGCCCGGCATCCCAAGGAGGCATTTGAGTTCATCAAGTTCGTGCAGTCGCAAAGGGGGATGGAACTGCTCTGCATGGGACAGCGAAAGCACAGCCCGCTCGTCGAAGTGAGCGAGGACTTCTACAAGAGGCACCCCAACCCCTACATTCGCCTCTTTGCCGACCTTCCTCGCGGTCCGAACGCCGTCGCTCCTCCTCAATTCGGGATTTGGCCCCAATACTCCCAAGAACTCGCGGCTGCGATCGAACAGGTCTTTCTGAAGCAGAAGACCCCCCAAGAGGCGCTGCGCGACGTCCGGATTCGAATGCAGCCCAAGCTCGACGCCTACTTGAAGACCCTCGCACAAAGGAATCGCGACCGATGA
- a CDS encoding peptide ABC transporter ATP-binding protein: MAILEVVDLEVEIAGVRVLRGVSLELEAGHTLGVVGESGCGKSMTGMAIMNMLPASARITKGSIVLEGRELLTLPKREWLDIRGQQIALVMQDPFTSLNPMMRVGHQIAEVLMLHHNLSRSEAWKRSVEMLDKVGVPTPELSARKYPHQLSGGQRQRVVIAIAFACKPKVLIADEPTTALDVTLQAQILRLLKDLKETEGVAVMLISHDIGVIGSLASNIAVYYAGRVVERGDAESVLRSPAHPYTQALLAAMPKAGAKTLEPIGGQPPDFARLPPGCSFAPRCRFRLDRCEDSEPGLIPRNQTQRAACWLLDDAFRSNSEGTSPVSAE, encoded by the coding sequence ATGGCGATCTTGGAAGTTGTGGACCTCGAGGTCGAAATCGCGGGCGTGAGGGTACTCCGCGGGGTCTCGCTCGAACTTGAAGCCGGCCACACGCTCGGGGTCGTCGGCGAGTCGGGATGCGGAAAGTCGATGACCGGGATGGCGATCATGAACATGCTTCCCGCGTCGGCCCGGATCACCAAGGGGTCGATCGTCTTGGAGGGCCGGGAACTCCTCACCCTCCCCAAGCGAGAGTGGTTGGACATTCGGGGCCAGCAGATCGCTCTCGTCATGCAGGACCCGTTCACCAGCCTCAATCCGATGATGCGAGTGGGGCACCAGATCGCGGAAGTGTTGATGCTTCACCACAATCTCTCGCGATCCGAGGCGTGGAAGCGAAGCGTCGAGATGCTCGACAAGGTCGGCGTCCCCACTCCCGAACTGTCCGCGCGAAAGTATCCCCACCAGTTGTCGGGCGGCCAGCGGCAACGTGTCGTTATTGCGATCGCGTTCGCCTGCAAGCCCAAGGTGTTGATCGCGGACGAGCCCACTACCGCGCTCGACGTGACGCTTCAGGCGCAGATTCTGCGGCTTCTCAAGGACCTCAAGGAAACCGAAGGCGTGGCGGTTATGCTGATTTCCCACGACATCGGGGTCATCGGTTCGCTGGCTTCCAACATCGCCGTTTATTACGCCGGCCGAGTCGTCGAGCGCGGCGATGCCGAATCCGTCTTGCGCAGTCCGGCGCATCCTTACACACAAGCGCTTTTGGCCGCGATGCCGAAAGCGGGCGCAAAGACGCTCGAACCCATTGGCGGCCAGCCCCCCGACTTCGCTCGTTTGCCACCTGGATGCTCGTTTGCCCCGCGATGCCGGTTTCGATTGGACCGCTGCGAGGATTCTGAGCCGGGGCTAATCCCTCGGAATCAGACGCAACGCGCCGCCTGCTGGCTCCTCGACGACGCCTTCCGCTCGAATTCCGAAGGGACTTCTCCGGTGAGCGCAGAATAG
- a CDS encoding DNA-binding response regulator, translated as MSSRVRVVVADDEVAYRNALQRTLDLMPDCEVVAMCKDGQEALDACLAETPDVLLTDVNMPRMSGVELAAKLSAESPEIKIVVLTVQEDDETVYDAFRAGALGYLLKSSTPQDVIEAIRLAAKGEAKITPKIAAKVVADFRRVREIDPPDDTELYVLSDREQEILDLIAEGMRNKEIANKLCIAEKTVKNHVSNILKALHVNSRTEAAMKAVRSRMGGREG; from the coding sequence ATGTCTTCTCGTGTACGAGTCGTCGTTGCGGACGACGAAGTTGCGTATCGAAACGCGCTCCAGCGAACGCTCGATCTGATGCCGGATTGCGAGGTGGTCGCTATGTGCAAGGACGGGCAAGAAGCGCTTGACGCTTGCCTTGCCGAGACTCCTGACGTGCTGCTGACCGACGTCAATATGCCGCGCATGTCCGGCGTGGAGCTTGCCGCCAAGCTCTCGGCCGAGTCCCCGGAGATCAAGATCGTCGTCCTGACAGTTCAAGAGGACGACGAGACCGTCTATGACGCGTTTAGGGCCGGGGCGCTGGGCTATCTTCTCAAGAGTTCCACCCCGCAAGACGTGATCGAAGCGATTCGTCTGGCGGCCAAGGGGGAAGCGAAAATCACGCCGAAGATCGCGGCCAAGGTCGTCGCCGACTTTCGACGGGTCCGCGAGATCGATCCGCCTGACGACACCGAATTGTACGTCCTTAGCGACCGGGAACAAGAGATTCTCGACTTGATCGCCGAGGGCATGAGAAACAAGGAAATCGCCAACAAGCTTTGCATCGCAGAAAAAACGGTGAAGAACCACGTAAGCAATATCCTCAAGGCGCTCCACGTGAACAGCCGGACCGAGGCCGCCATGAAGGCCGTGCGCTCCCGCATGGGGGGCCGCGAGGGTTAG